A stretch of Octopus bimaculoides isolate UCB-OBI-ISO-001 chromosome 23, ASM119413v2, whole genome shotgun sequence DNA encodes these proteins:
- the LOC106869005 gene encoding uncharacterized protein LOC106869005: MERWIKRTALVTGASTGIGAAICRNLVKSGMNVVGCARNVQHIEEISDELKGEAGSLLAVKCDLNNESDILSMFGTIKSHYGGVDVCINNAGLAHAEPLLTGDTNKWREMFNVNVLAPSICTREAVKSMQEHEINDGHVIYINSLSGHRVIDLPEVHFFSATKFAITSLVTGLRNELRRLKSDIKVTAISPGIVESEFQYRLYPDKHDLVTYMFKKIKVLEPQDIADAVVFTLQTPKHCEVNDILLKSTEQRPKISCDLTLVNLNENHSLRQQAAENQLSNVKEICHTRESKPGQRISQQQQHKLFTMDKWVKRTALVTGASCGIGATICRKLVKSGMNVVGCARNVQRIQEISDELKGEAGSLLAVKCDLNNESDILSMFGTIKAHYGGVDVCINNAGLAHAEPLLTGDTNKWREMFSVNVLALSICTRESFKSMEERNVTDGHFIHINSMSGHRVVDSPDVHFYSATKFAVTSLTKGLRNELRRLKSDIRVTSISPGLVDTEFVPRLFPDRKEVPNRDFKILESGDVADAVLFALQVPKHCEINEIMMRPTKQGY; this comes from the exons ATGGAACGATGGATTAAACGAACAGCTCTAGTTACTGGTGCTTCCACTGGCATTGGTGCAGCCATCTGTAGGAATTTGGTGAAGAGTGGTATGAATGTTGTTGGATGTGCAAGAAATGTGCAGCATATTGAG GAAATCTCTGATGAACTGAAAGGTGAAGCAGGTTCCTTGTTGGCTGTGAAATGTGACCTCAACAATGAGTCTGACATCCTGTCCATGTTTGGGACCATCAAATCCCATTATGGAGGAGTGGATGTGTGCATCAACAATGCAGGACTGGCCCACGCCGAGCCATTGCTTACTGGGGACACTAACAAATGGCGGGAGATGTTCAAT GTGAATGTATTGGCTCCCAGCATCTGCACAAGAGAAGCCGTTAAGTCAATGCAGGAACATGAGATCAACGATGGTCATGTGATCTACATTAACAG CTTATCAGGCCATAGAGTGATTGACTTACCAGAAGTGCACTTCTTTTCTGCAACCAAATTTGCCATCACTTCACTAGTAACGGGGCTTAGGAATGAACTGCGCCGTCTCAAGTCTGATATCAAAGTTACA GCCATATCCCCTGGTATTGTGGAGTCAGAGTTTCAATACCGCCTCTATCCTGATAAACATGATTTGGTCACATACATGTTTAAGAAAATCAAG GTTCTTGAACCGCAGGATATCGCAGATGCTGTTGTCTTCACCCTACAGACACCCAAGCATTGTGAG GTCAATGATATCTTATTGAAGTCAACTGAACAACGGCCCAAAATTTCCTGTGATTTAACA CTCGTAAATCTAAATGAAAATCATAGTCTCAGACAACAAGCTGCAGAAAATCAGCTTTCGAATGTGAAAGAAATTTGTCACacccgggaatcgaaaccaggtCAGCGAAT cagtcaacaacaacaacacaagcttTTCACAATGGACAAATGGGTTAAACGGACAGCCTTGGTTACTGGGGCTTCGTGTGGCATTGGTGCCACTATATGCAGGAAGTTGGTGAAATCTGGCATGAATGTTGTTGGTTGTGCAAGAAATGTGCAGCGCATCcaa GAAATCTCTGATGAACTGAAAGGTGAAGCAGGTTCCTTGTTGGCTGTGAAATGTGACCTCAACAATGAGTCGGACATCCTGTCTATGTTTGGCACCATCAAGGCCCATTATGGAGGAGTGGATGTGTGCATCAACAATGCAGGACTGGCCCACGCCGAGCCATTGCTTACTGGGGACACTAACAAATGGCGGGAGATGTTCAGT GTGAATGTCTTGGCTCTTAGCATCTGTACAAGAGAATCTTTTAAATCCATGGAGGAACGAAATGTGACTGACGGTCATTTCATCCACATAAATAG TATGTCTGGACACAGAGTGGTCGACTCACCAGATGTTCACTTCTACAGTGCAACTAAATTTGCAGTGACTTCACTGACCAAAGGACTCAGGAATGAGCTGCGAAGACTCAAATCTGATATCAGAGTCACG TCCATCAGTCCTGGTTTAGTGGACACAGAATTTGTCCCTCGTCTTTTTCCAGACAGAAAAGAAGTTCCAAACAGAGATtttaag attctTGAATCTGGTGATGTCGCTGATGCAGTCCTGTTTGCACTTCAGGTACCCAAACACTGTGAG attaATGAAATTATGATGAGACCAACTAAACAGGGCTActga